ACTTAGGACTGTTTCCAAAGCTCGAACCTTAAGTCAGGTCCAACCACAGTCCTCAAAGGTACAATTAGGAGAGTCAAACTAAGCAGATgcggtagtacatgcctttaatctcaggaggcagaggcagaaagagctcAGAATTCTAGcccagagcgagttccaggacaaccagggctacacagggaaaccgtctcaaacacaaaaccaaacaaaaagtgaAAACCAGACAGGAGAGATTTATTTGATGCAGCCATATTGGGAAAAGGGACAAACAGATGCAGCGACCTCTCCAAATTAGTCTTTGGGGTTCAGGAATAAGATTAAAGTTTAAACAGAGGCAAGCATttgtagtgcacacctttaatttcagcactggggaggcaaaacgcaagcagatctttatgagttcaaggacaggctagtctacatagcaacctccaggacagccagaacaatatagaaaccctgtctcaaaaaccaagtaTGATAGGAGGCCAAGGGTTTGCAGCCACAGCAAACTGTGACCCCACTCTCCGGATCTGTCATTGTctagttttttgttattttgagacagggtttcactgtgtagctctggctgttttggctgacctggaactcactttgtagaccaggctggcctcaaactcacagggatccgcctgcctctgcctcccaagggctaggattaaaggcgtgcgtcaccaccgcctggctcattgTCTGGGTTTTTGTGTCATCCTGTCATATGGGATGAAAAGTTGTTAGAAATATCTTTGTCGCAGACAAGTTCCTCTTCTGACTGAcactttttccttctcccagcatgagattcctggggaaattcccatttctttgtgGTCATTGTTTACAAGAGTATGTTTCGATTATCTTCACTTCTGCCAGGCCACTTACAAAACTGCAGGAGGGTGATGTGGCCTTCTAGGAAATGCTCAGAAGACAGCAATGAACGCTCCCTGCAGCCTCAGAAGTCTGTCCTTCCTGTCAAGCTCACGTGTGGAGCAGATGCTCTTCTACCGAAGCCACACTCTCTCTACAGGGTACACCAGGAGGCAAGCGAGAGGGTCAGACAGGCTCCACTCCTCCAGCGTGGCAGGCACTCGTGTTCCTGAAGAGTGTCTCAGGGAGACATCTTCGGATGGTGGGCACATCAAAGGCTATAGGGCTTCAGAAACTGACCAATGTGTCCCTGGAGGCTGAGAGATGGTCCCCTCTGACTTCATTCATGAAGGAGTAAACCTTGAAGTCAACACAAGGCATGGCAAAGTCAAAGGCCTGCAAGGAACAGTCTTAGAGGTGCAGAATTAGTCGACAGGCAGAGGGAACTGTCACTTTCCTCACCTCCCATCTGCCTCTGGGAATGAGGACTACCAATGCCCTTGGCGCAAgaggaaattatttaaatttgggGCTGGTGGTGCGGGCAACactgcacatgtggaggtcaccaCTGCTGGAGGAAGTCccgtctctccttccactgtgtgttcAGAGAAGCAAGCTCAGGTCGCTGGGCTTTGGCAGCAAATGCAGGAAGTGCCCCTATCAACCGAGCCATCTTACCAGTCCCCTCAATGTTCTAGAATCCCAAAGCACTAACTTTTCTCTGGTCCAATGCAAGCGACCTAGAATGTGAATACTTTTAAGGGATGCTTTCTTACAAGGGTAAGATAAGGATTTGTTTAACATTTGACTACAAAAGCCATACCTGTTCACCTTAAAAAACACGGCTGATGGATATGAAGTAAAGGCCAATTAAGCAAAGTTTAAATGTGAAGCATCTTCCTTTTAGGATCACAAGGAAGCTTATGTGTAGGATACAGTGGCAGGAAGATGTTGTCCTGGctacttgggaggccgaggcagaagaATTACTTGAGGACTACAGGGTGGCTACAGGTGGGAACACAGTGCAATTGAGTTTACAAAGTCTAGGGACACAATTACAGACACCAGGAGGTGGAAACGCAGGCTCCCGGGCCCCACTGCGGACCCTCAGGATCCGAGGTGACACCCAGGCTGTCACAAGTCGCGGTACACTGACCAGGGCAGAGCACCCCACTGATTTACCCTACAGAACCGCGTGCGAATAGGACCCGATTTTGGAACACACCGCTAGAGAATCAGACCTTGGAGTGACCTGTTAAAGAGAGGTGTCACTCACAAGTAGGCCACCTCCCCTTAGTGCTTACAGTAATTACAAATTAACAAAAGGCTCACTGAGAGGAATGGCAAGCGGAGAGGATGGAGTCTGTAGGATTCGTGTGGGCCTCGAGCTCCAGACCAGCTTGCTGCTGCCCCAGGGAAGGTGTGAAGTTAAACAAACCGTGGTTCACACCAATAGAGCCCCACATCCTGTGGGGTCATAAACCAATTTTTTAGCTGCACGGACTCACCACCCACTGCCTGCAGATTATGCCTCACAATTCTGTGTCATTGTGaatctaaacaaaaacaaaaaccctacagAGAAGCTGTGGAGAACCTACAGGGAGGGGCTGGAGTGCAACAGTAGGGCTAAAGATAgggtctctagcccaggctggccttgaactatatagccaaggatggctttCAACCTCTCAACTTCCGGCCCTCCTGTTTCCATCTCAATGACTGATGGCGTTATTGGCACCTGGCTTGGTCATGCCTGGTCATGTCATGGCCATGCTATTATGCATATACCATCAGGCTCCGCCCCCCACCTCAAGTCTTTGGCTTAATGTTCAGCTGCACCTTTGTTATGCGCAGTTAAGGGAGCTGGGCGCCAAGCTCATGACCTGGTCAGAGGGTCGAAAGTGACCCTGCAGCTGGAAGCGAAGGATGAGAAAGATTCACTCAGGGAGAGGGGTGGAGGAACATCCAGGAAAAAGAACAGTATATGCACAGGCTGGATGTACGGCAGTGAGCAAGGCTGGACCCAGGCTGATGGGGACAGAGGGCCAATGGGCACTAATCTGGGTGTCCTCTGCTGTGATGACGGGGGTGGAGGATAAGTGGTTTTGGTAACCAGAactgggttttgttttagtttttgtttgagatgatgtctctctatgtagccttggctggcctggaactctctctatagaccaggctggcctccagctcactaaAATCTACCTGCCTTggccctcctgagtgctgggtttaaaggcatgtgccaccgtgcaCGGTCCCAGGTTTTGGTTTTGAAGGATCACTCTGGTGGCCACAGCCTGGGAACAGGAAGGTGGCATTCCTGCAGGCACTGCGGGGGACTGTCATGACCGGGAAGAGAGGCTGGGTAGGCTGCCCTCCACAGAAGGTCCCCCTTCCAAGACCAGTTCTGGTCTCCCAAGCAGTCTTTCACCAGAAGGGAAGCAGGAGGCTGTGGTCCAGGAGCCCACTGCAGCCAAGGGCgctggctggagagctggctggcGACCTGTCCTTGAAAGTGGGATAGTTTCTGAATATACCAATTGAGAACTCAGTGCTGGGTTCACAGGGACCCCAAGGAAAAGTGGTCTAAATCAGGTCACTTTGTTTGCTCTTCCTCATCTCTTAACTCtgataaagaaactaccttgccAGACCAGGTGGCACAGGTCTAAAATCCCAGCTACTTAGAGGAGTTGAGGTAGAAGGTACACAGGTTCAAGACCTGTCTGGGGAATGTAGTAAGCATCTGTCTCACTACACTGTAGCTCAGTGGTCCAGCACTTCCCTAGTATACAGGAGGCCCAGGGGTTCGTCCCCAGCACCTCAGTCCTAAAGACCATCTTTCTCATAATCCCTCAGCCAAGAGACTTGGCAAGGAAGGTTCAGAGATGCTGAGTAACTTGTTCAAAGACAAACAGGAGCTCCTCAGGACCAGTACCATCCTCTGGCCAGAGTCATCTCCATAAAGGACttgtttctgcctttcttttggggggtggggagcaggatctcatatagcctaggctggcctcaaacacaagctgtagctaaggatgactgtacttctgatcctgctgcctccccagctctctaACTCCGGGGTTATAGGCCTGTGCTACCAAGCTAAGTGTATGCAGTGCTGCAGACTGGGCCCGTATGTCCCACCTTCCTCTAAAGAGAcactttattgttttaatttgagAAGGGGACGTATGtccagggctggccttgaaccaccATGCCggataaatttaattttttttaaaaaaacatatccTTTGTACTTTGAGACCTCCCAACCTGGAGAGTAGAAAAGACTACAGAAGAAGCCAAATGTGGTGGTTAGTGCCTGCAATctcaccacttgggaggctgaggcaggaggatcataaattcaaggctagcttgggctgtATGTCaagcatgtctcaaaaaacccaccAGGACCAGAGAAGGACGATCATTCCAAGTCCAAACCACAAGATGACCTGAGCCTTCACCCATTTCTGCTCTAACACAGCACCTAAAACACAGAGGTGGAGGAGTTGGCTCGGCAGGGAAAGACGGTGCTGCCAAGACTGAGAGCCCAAGTTCAATCTCTGGGCCTACAGTAGAAGTTGAGAACCAACTCACAATAGCTGTCCTTGGACCTCTGCAGACATACGTAataaaatttcacaaatgctttttctgtggtgctggagacAACAGCCTCCCGCACTCTAGGCAAACAGCATATCATCGAGCTATGTCCTACCTCCCTCTTCATTGTTGACAGAGTCTTGCTAAATTgctcaggctggtttcaaactcactctgtagtccaggcaggccaactcttgcctcagcctccacaaAGGCTGGGCTAACTGGCCTGAGCTCCAAGCATTGTTGTGTGGGTACCGATGCCTTAACTTCTTGCCATGACTGCAGAACTTGGTATCAATCTTAGTATCTCTGATGCTAGCCTCACCAAGGTCCTTCAGGTCCACCAAGGAAGACAAAAGTGGACCCTCGCAGCCATGGCCAGGCAGGTCTCTCCTCTACATTGCTGGGCTTCCCCTCTGCCCCAGTAGGCTTCCCGCGCCAGGTTTCTTTATGCTTCCCTTGGACCACTGGGACCTTCTGTGCTATTCCTGCGCTTTATGGCCGCATTGTTTCTAGTCTATGCTTTGTTCTGTTGCTTACTCCTCTGGGGCAGCTACACAAATATCAAACCTTGGCACTCACATTGTTGCTAGATACCTCAGCTCAGTATTTAGTAACTACTCAAGCCTTtccaaaagacacaaaataaacaatcTGATTTCCCCCTGAGTTTTCCTTTGAGACCGAGCATTGGGTGTGGTTCAGCTTCAGGACCAGTAGTGAGgactggtgagttcaaggccaacctgggctacacagtgagatcctgtctcaagtacaaaaaccaaacaagaagaaaactaAGTTTCTTCAGTTTCTAGGGCTACTTGTGGAAATGAGGAGAGGGGGGaagaaaactcaaaaacaaaaacaaaaaacccatctTGAGTCAAACTATCTGAGTTATTTTGTCCACacaagggaggggggagggctggtaGTGGATGTGAACACCTAATCCCAAACATTGGaggcacagaaacacaaacactggagacacagaaagcaggtctctgtgagttccagagcagctagggttacacagtgagatcctgtcccgAAAACAAGAGGATAAAGGAGAAGATGAGTCTGACAATAGTCCTGCAGCTTTGTGCTCTCCCAGGGACCCAGGGCCTTTGCTCCTGCCGGGCAATCACAGGTCCCCACCCTGTGTCACTCTGAGACTGGCTGCCCTTTGTGACTTCTCCACACCTTGGAGCTGTGCTGCTCCACCCCCTACCAGGGCATGAGGGAATAAAGCCCACTGGCAAAAGGCATAAGTGGGAACCAGGGAAGCACCTCAGATGGGGCTACGGTCTCAAAAGATGGCTTTACACATCTTACAATTGATCTGTTTAGCCCCTAAGGTGGCAAGGCCCTGTGGGCAGGGCAAGCCTGCCTTACACATTTACCTAGTATTTCTGCTTCGCCTATCAATGCctttttaaagcagtggttctcaatccgTGGGTTGCGACCCCCTGGGaggatcaaatgacccttttacgGGGGTCTAAGACCTCAGGAAacatggatatttacattatgatttataacagtagcataattagttatgaagtagcaacaaaaatcattttatggttgggggccaccacaccatgaggaacccTATTAAAGGATCACAGGTTTAGGAAGGTTGACAGCCACTGCTTTAATGGAATCTGTCAATAAAGGACCACAGTAGGAAGCCAAATGGTCCCCAACTGACCAGGGACATAAGGATACCTTAACCGTAAGTGGCCTCCAATTTAAGCTATTATATAGGCAGGCTGGAAGAGAGTTTGAAGCTGTGTTTCCCACTTAAGTGTGTGGAGCCCCATACCCACCAACCCAAACACCACTATGGTACAGGATATACTTCAAGCTCAGCGTCTCAGAGTGGAGCCCAGTATTTTCCCCTTGAAGACAGCTTCTGGTCCCATTCCTATTCAATACAATACCATTTAGGGCAGCGTTTCCCTTACCAGTTTCAAAACTTAACTGCGTTAATTCTTGCCTTTAGCTCTGCCTCCCAATAACCACTCAATCACCAAATTCTGCCATTTCTTCTCTTGCGATGTTGGAAGCCTTTCTCCATGCTCCCCTTTTCAGCGAGACTGAGATGAGGACGCGCGGGTGCGGGAATGAGAACGTCAcatacaaatgagagaaaatcttGGAATAAGAattattgccaggcagtggtggctcatgcctttaatgccagcactagggaggcagaaacaggcgaaTCTcttgggagttccaggccagcctgatctacagagtgagttccatgacagcgagggttacacagagaaaccctctcaaaaGCCAAAAAGTAGAATTTTTCATGCAAAAGAGCAACAGGCCAAGCACATCTCAATGCAATGGCTAGCACCTAGGGAGTCCCTCCTCGGGTCTGGTGGCCCAGCTGAGGCTGCTGATGATTCTAGCCACCACTCTGGGGGATTTTTAACCACAGAGAAATGCTCACATCCACTGGTCTCACTTTGAGAGCCAACTCCAATGAGTTTTAGCCCAACTCAGCAAGGGTGTTTAGTTCGTGACTTCTCGCGGCCACCTTTCTTTTGTATTCTGgccgcccctccccctccaggcAGCCCACACAAGGGTTCGGAGGTTTGTAGCCTATAAATAGTGTGAAATCACAGAGCCTTGGAATTTTAGCTAGAAGGAAGCAGAAGCGTTCCACTTGCCCAATCCTTCTCTCTATTGATGAAGAAACAGGTGTAGCGAGATTAGATGACCTGCCCAAGTCACGCAGCAGGCTCCTGCCCCAAGTTTGCACCCCACACCTTAGAGAGACAGTGACAGGCAGGCCTGACTTCACACGGTTCCCTCGGGGAGGTGGCCCCGCGGATGACCCGCTGGATGGAAACTGTTCCCGAAGCTGGGGTCGGGCCGCTAGCAAGCCAGTCCCCAGCTCAGCTCCCCGCTCGGTCGCGCCCCCGCCGACCCGCACAGCCCGTACAGCCCGCACTCCCCGCCCCTCCCGGGCGTCGACCTGTCACCCAGCCGCCCCCACGTGCACCGGGATGGCAGGATCAAAGTCTAGGGAGGCCGGGCCGGCGCCGCAGAACCGCAGCCCGGAATCCGCAGCGCGGGAAGCGGGAACCGCTCGCTGCGCCCCAGGGCTCGGCGCCGCCGCCCTGCCGCCTGCGCTCCGCTGCACGCGGCCCGCGCCCACCCTCCCCCGCACCGCCCGTCGCTGCACCCGGCCGCGGCCCCCGGCCCACGCCCGGCTCCCCAGTGCACAAGCCCCGCCCGCAGCTCCCGAGGCCtcgccccgccccctccctcccctccgcCACGCCAGCCAATAGAGGCCGCGGAGAGGCGGGACGGCGCGGCTGTCGTGAGGCCGCCCCGGCCAATGAGGGAGCGAGCCGGGCCGGGGGGCGGGGCACCGGGGCCTTGTCACGCTCGGGTCCGTGTGAAAACGGGGGTTCCGAGTGCAAAGCAAAGTTTTTTTGTAAACCGTCTGCAAAGGCGGGGGGGTTAAGACGGCGGCCGCTGCCGGGTCGAGCGCATTCGCCGCGGACGCCGTCTCCCGAGCGCCTCGGACCGATGCTCAGTCGCCCCTCGGCACGCAGTCGCCCTCCCGCGCCCGCGCCCTCCGCCTCGCCGGTCCTGGTCCCGCCGAGCGCCGGCGCTTGAGTCGCTGCGCGGCCGGCGGTTTCCCGACAGCGCCGCTCCCGCCCGCTTCAGCGCCGCGCCTcaggccgccgccgccgccgccgccgccgccgccgccgccgccatggGCTGCTGGGGCCGCAACCGCGGCCGGCTGCTGTGCATGCTGCTGCTGACCTTCATGTTCATGgtgctggaggtggtggtgagccGGGTGACCGCGTCGCTCGCCATGCTGTCCGACTCCTTCCACATGCTGTCGGACGTGCTGGCGCTCGTGGTGGCGCTGGTGGCCGAGCGCTTCGCCCGCAGGACCCACGCCACGCAGAAGAACACGTTCGGCTGGATCCGCGCCGAGGTGATGGGCGCGCTGGTGAACGCCATCTTCCTGACGGGACTGTGCTTCGCCATCCTGCTGGAGGCCGTCGAGCGCTTCATCGAGCCGCACGAGATGCAGCAGCCGCTCGTGGTGCTGGGCGTCGGCGTGGCGGGGCTGCTGGTCAACGTGCTGGGGCTCTGCCTGTTCCACCACCACAGCGGCGAGGGCCAGGGCGCGGGCCACGGCCACTCTCACGGCCACGGCCACGGCCACCTCGCCAAGGGCGCGCGCAAGGCGGGCCGCGCAGGGGGCGAGGCGAGCGCGCCTCCGGGACGGGCGCCGGACCAGGAGGAGACCAACACGCTGGTGGCCAACACCAGCAATTCCAACGGGCTCAAGGCGGACCCGGCAGGTGAGCGAGCGCCGCCGGGGTCGGGGATGGGCGCCCCCTGGCGCCGGAGCTGGGTGCCACGCCCCGCGCCCGGGTGCGCGGCGGTGGTTCCGTGCCCACTGAACAAGTTTGATAATGATGGGTGGAGGGTGTGTGGGCCCTGGTGAAAGGCGGCCTTTGTGAGCCGCGGCTTGTGCTTCCCCGAACTGACCACCTAATCCGGGAAAATCACAGGTTAGGGACCTGCCAGGGCACGTTGCACGTTCGGCGCTTAGGGTTTGGTGGAATGGTGCTAGACCCGACGGGGATGTAGTTCCCTCGTGGTTTTGATGAACATTCTTCATCTCGAGTCCATGTGCTGCTGGTGGAAATTTGAAAGGTAGAGTGTTGGAAAGAAACGAGAAAGAACCAAGCCAGCATCGCCCCAAGCTGGATGATAATATTTTGGTTACCGCTTTTCATGCCGTTTCAACTTTCAATCCCACTGAGAGGCAGGGTAATTTCTCCAGTGTACGGTGGAGTCCCGGTGGTGCATGGGAAAGGTTTTCTCTCCTTCCGAACAAAGTGAAACTACTCAGGTGTGCTGTCGGActtgaacttttgttttgtttttccgagttagggtttctctgtgtagcagctctggctgtcctggaactccctttgagaccaagttggcctggagctcacaagagatcctcctgcctctgcctcccaagtgttgggattaaagctgtgagccaccacccagCCCTGAGTCAATCTTTTAGGTAATTTAGTGATTATTGAGTTCCAGCCTCATTGGTAGCTACaggttgtgttttttgtttgcttgggttttttttctgagacaggatttctctgtgtaacagctctggctgtcctggaactgcctttgtagaccaagctggcctcgaactcagggagatcatcctgcctctgcctcccaagtgttgggattaaagctgtgagccACCGCTACCTGACAGTATCCCCAGGTTGTTGATTTGTCAGTTTGTAAACCCCCTCTACCAAGACACTATATAGAACATAAATGATAAACGCTAAAGTCTAAAGCCACCTTTATTAAGCAGTCTGCCTAGTGCTGCTGGCTGCCCAGAGTTCCCCATCAGATCGTTTGTTAGAGGACTTACCTTCAGCTGTACTGAACTGAAAGCCctaaattttgtttctcttttgtatgTGTCAGAAAAGTGAAGCACAATGTTTCCAGGACACCAACCAGTAGTCTGGGGCAGGGGCGAGGgtgggaaggaaatgaagaaacaatGCCCTAATGACACAGTCTGGTCCTCCCCTATGGTTGTGGCCTGGCAGTACCCAGAGGTCCCCTCATTATGCATTGTTCCCAGCATACTTTTATTGTGCTTTTTGAGAAAAAGTTTCAACTTCTTCACCCCTAGGCAAGATGTTTATCTGAACAGTTTAAATGTGTTTAATTAAAAGTGTATTGTTTGTTGTAGAACCAGAAAAACCCAGAAGCGAGGATCCGGTGGATGTACAAGTAAATGGGAACCTTATCCCAGAGCCTGAAGACGCTCTGGAGTCGGAAGACAACAAAGCGGCGCAGCTGAACATGCGAGGGGTGTTTCTGCACGTCCTCGGTGACGCCTTGGGCTCCGTGATTGTCGTCGTGAACGCCTCGCTCTTTTACTTTCTGTGGAAGGGTTGTTCTGAAAACAGCTTCTGTATAAACCCATGCTTCCGTGACCCCTGCAAGTCGTCCATGGAGATGATCAACGGCACGCAGACCCCCATCCTAGAGGCCGGCCCATGCTGGGTGCTCTACTTAGACCCAACTCTGTGCGTTATCATGGTTTGTATACTTCTTTATACAACTTACCCGCTGCTCAAGGAATCTGCTCTCATCCTTCTACAAACTGTTCCCAAGCAAATTGATATTCGGCATCTGGTGAAGGAGCTGCGAGCCGTGGACGGCGTGGAGGAAGTCCATGAGTTACACGTCTGGCAGCTGGCCGGGAGCAGAATCATCGCCACCGCTCACATAAAGTGTGAGGACCCAGCTTCGTACATGCAGGTGGCCAAGACCATTAAAGACGTTTTTCACAACCATGGAATTCACGCTACTACCATCCAGCCTGAGTTTGCTAGCGTGGGGTCTAAAGTAGTCCCGTGTGAACTTGCCTGCAGAACTCAGTGCGCTCTGAAGCAATGCTGTGGGACCCGGCCACAAACCCAGTCTGTAAAGGATGCAGAAAAGGCCCCAACAGTTAGCATTTCCTGTTTAGAACTCAGTGAAAACCTAGAGAAGAAGCCCAGGAGGACTAAAGCTGAAGGCAGCCTTCCTGCTGTGGTGATAGAGATTAAAAACGTGCCAAAAAAGCAGCCCGAATCATCTTTGTGAGTCTTGAAAAGGATGTGATATTTGACTTTCCTTTTAAACTGCAAGAGAAAATAGACTCCATTGAAATACTAAGTTTGCCAAGTAGTGTAATTGAAGTCCTTGTCTGGTCGCAGAGTTTAATTCTATTTTTGTAAGAACATAATGGAACTGCGTAGTAGAATGTTCTCCATTACGGCCTAGTGACTACTAGTGCACGGTGCGGCGATGCTGCAGCACGTTCGAAAGCCAGTTTAACACTATGTTACATTGTTGTTTAAAGTAAGTATAAACCGTATATGACATAATGACATATGATTCCCAGATTTCCCATGGTAAGAATTAGGGGGATAAATAAAATTGTTACTGgaatttctctgcttttctttcccccATTGTTATACAATGTTAGGATTGTGATGGCGAGACCTTTCAGGCCATGCAGTTTGTCTCCGCTGATGTTTAGGGGTAGCTACTTGCCCTTTGAGATCATAAACATAGCATAATGGCAGCGTGTTTTCTGAGTGACTCATGATTATT
The sequence above is drawn from the Chionomys nivalis chromosome 5, mChiNiv1.1, whole genome shotgun sequence genome and encodes:
- the Slc30a1 gene encoding proton-coupled zinc antiporter SLC30A1 encodes the protein MGCWGRNRGRLLCMLLLTFMFMVLEVVVSRVTASLAMLSDSFHMLSDVLALVVALVAERFARRTHATQKNTFGWIRAEVMGALVNAIFLTGLCFAILLEAVERFIEPHEMQQPLVVLGVGVAGLLVNVLGLCLFHHHSGEGQGAGHGHSHGHGHGHLAKGARKAGRAGGEASAPPGRAPDQEETNTLVANTSNSNGLKADPAEPEKPRSEDPVDVQVNGNLIPEPEDALESEDNKAAQLNMRGVFLHVLGDALGSVIVVVNASLFYFLWKGCSENSFCINPCFRDPCKSSMEMINGTQTPILEAGPCWVLYLDPTLCVIMVCILLYTTYPLLKESALILLQTVPKQIDIRHLVKELRAVDGVEEVHELHVWQLAGSRIIATAHIKCEDPASYMQVAKTIKDVFHNHGIHATTIQPEFASVGSKVVPCELACRTQCALKQCCGTRPQTQSVKDAEKAPTVSISCLELSENLEKKPRRTKAEGSLPAVVIEIKNVPKKQPESSL